The genomic stretch GGACAGTACAGTGGCATTGATAGCAGCGGTAAGTAGTGAGCGCAAAAAGGTTTAAGGCAATACTGGTAAGCACCgcatctgtgggggggggggggttcaagtGGGCCGGTATACATGAAGGGGAAGAGGGGGTGGGCCAGGGTTcaggttgggggaggggggggctggggttcaggttggggggagggggggggcggggttcagTTCACTTGTCCTGCATCTTGTCCAGGATGGGAACGATCATGTCGAATTTGGGCCTCTTGGCCGGGTCCTCGTTCATGCAGATCTTCATCAGCTTGCAGATGTGGGGCGAGATCCCCGGGGGGATGGTGGGGCGGAGTCCCTCCAGGGCCacctgagagaggaggaggaggaggaggaggagggagcagaAAGAGGTTGATTCAGTGACAGAGAGCAAAGGGAGGAagcagaaaaaagggggggggggcggaggtacGACAGGGCTGAGATCTTGTATCAAACTGAGCCGGGAAGGACCTTTGTGAAGGACCAACACAACACTGTAGCGGCCATTTCAAGCCATGCATTTCAGTCAGACTGTGCCAGAGGAGTACACTGTGTACCATGTGGAGCCGGGTTAGCCTGACCAATCCCGAGGAGCCTGCTGCTgctaccctccctccctgggcggTGCTACGCTAAGCTCTGCTGGTCTGCCAGCCTCAGCGGACGCTAACAGGGTGCGGACGGGACAGCAGGCCGCAGGGCTCCGCGGAAGGAGACCCCCGAACAAGCAGGAACCCCCGACAGGACACGGGCAGAGCTATGCCTCTGTGTACCCCAGTACCTGCGTACCCCAGCACGCTGCTCACCTTCATGCCGATCTCCATGTTGGACAGGTCGGCGAAGGGGACCTCGCGGGTCACCAGCTCCCAAAGCAGGACGGCGAAGCTCCACATGTCCGCTGACCTCCGGTTAATCTCCTCCGGCTTCttctgcagggctgtgtgtgtgtgtgtgtgtgagagtgtgtgtgtgtgtgtgtgtgtgtgtgagagagtgtgtgtgtgagagagtgtgtgtgagagagagagagagagagtgtgtgtgtgtgtgtgtgtgtgagagagagtgtgtgtgtgtgtgtttgtgtgagagagtgtgtgtgtgagagagtgtgtgagagtgtgtgtgtgcgtgtgtgtgtgtgtgtgtgtgtgtgtgtgcgtatgtgtgtgtgcgtgtgcacgtgagcgtgtgcatgtgagcatgaagaagagaaaaaggatgaaatgaaagaaaatgattgATACAGGCCACTGCAGGGCTGATGCTGGCCGCGTTCCCTAATGGGACAGTCCGTCTGAAACACGGCCCGGCCGCGGATGAATTCGGGAGTGGAACTTGCCTTCAGGGGCCACCCAGGCGGGGGAGTACATCCTGCCGGGACACTGGAAGGAGAACTTCACGTCCGCCATGCTTATCCTGGCCGTCATGTCCTCGTCGATctgtcaaccaatcacagcgGGGCTCTTAATCAGAGGGAGGAGTTTCGGAAAGCAAGGCAAACTGAACCCACAAGACCGCGACTCTGCAGAGGGAACGCGCTGGTGTGAAACAGACGTTTATaagcaatgggggggggggggggggggggatgcctcAGCAGGTAATACTGAGAGTTAAGCTGACACAATGCATccatttcacacacagcctgttaaacacattacaggcatttagcagatgctcctatccacagcgactcacacaacttttcCCACAGCGTTAGCCTCACCATCACGCTCCGGCTGTTGAGATAGAGGCGGGCGATCATGGGTTCGAGCGTGTGCAGGAAGGCCATCCCGGCGGCGATGTCCAGCGCGAACTTCACCGCCTGCGTCTGGTCCACCACGAAATCTGAGCGGGAGAAGCAGAGACGCAGCCTTCAAACCAGACCTGCGCTGCACCTGACACAGCCTCCAGATTCAAACCAAACCTGTGCTGAATCTGACACAGCCTCCAGATTCAAACCAAACCTGTGCTGAATCTGACACAGCCTCCAGATACAAACCAAACCTGTGCTGAATCTGACACAGCCTCCAGATTCAAACCAAACCTGTGCTGAATCTGACACAGCCTCCAGATTCAAACCAAACCTGTGCTGAATCTGACACAGCCTCCAGATTCAAACCAAACCTGTGCTGAATCTGACACAGCCTCCAGATTCAAACTAAACCTGTGCTGCATCTGACACAGCCTCCAGATTCAAACCAAACCTGTGCTGCATCTGACACAGCCTCCAGATTCAAACCAAACCTGTGCTGCATCTGACACAGCCTCCAGATTCAAACCAAACCTGCGCTGAATCTGACACAGCCTCCAGATTCAAACCAAACCTGTGCTGAATCTGACACAGCCTCCAGATTCAAACCAAACCTGCGCTGAATCTGACACAGCCTCCAGATTCAAACCAGACCAGTGCTGAATCTGACACAACCTACAGATTCAAACCAAACCTGCGCTGAATCTGACACAGCCTCCAGATTCAAACCAAACCTGCGCTGAATCTGACACAGCCTCCAGATTCAAACCAAACCTGTGCTGAATCTGACACAACCTCCAGATTCAAACCAGACCTGTGCTGAATCTGACACAACCTCCAGATTCATAGCAAACCTGTGCTGCATCCAACACAACCTCCAGATACAAACCAGACCTGTGCTGCATCTGACACAACCTCCAGATACAAACCAGACCTGTGCTTCATCTGACACAACCTCCAGATTCATAGCAAACCTGTGCTGCATCTGACACAACCTCCAGATACAAACCAGACCTGCGCTACATCTGACACAGCTTCCAGATACAAACCAGACCTGTGCTGCATCTGACACAACCTCCAGATACAAACCAGACCTGCGCTACATCTGACACAACCTCCAGATTCATAGCAAACCTGTGCTGAATCTGACACAGCCTCCAGACTCATACTAAACCTGTGCTGCATCCAACACAACCTCCAGATACAAACCAGACCTGCGCTACATCTGACACAACCTCCAGATTCATAGCAAACCCGTGCTGCATCTGACACAACCTCCACAACAGACGCTGCTTCAAATGTGAACAACAGACACTCAGTATGCAGGCTTAATTAACGAGTGCAACATGTCAGCAGATGAATAACACTTATTTATGCTTCTGCTACACAGAGAACAGACGTGCTGTTAGACAGCCAGCGGTACTGCCAAACCTCACGGTATATTAAAGTGAACAGAAACGGCTTCAGGCAGCGCGCTTCATGATCATCAcgtccatcatcatcatcgctgTGGTCGTCATGGATACTCACTGGTGCCCTCGTGCAGCACATTGTAGAGGGAGCCGTAGGGCATCCAGTGCGTGATGATGATGGGGTCGGAGGCGGGGGGTGACTGACACGCCCCCAGCATGGGCAACACGTTCGGGTGGGAGAATATCCTGGAGGGCGTGGCCAGGGCGGGGTCAGACAGAGGCACAggatcaaacaaaaccacagaAGTACAGACACTGGTAGGTGCAACAGGACAGTATGAGGGACACGTGTAACAAAAAAACCTCACTTAACCCTTCAAGGCGTTAGCTCAAacacgtgattagaatgttcttaactgaacgttctaatgctgatgtcacaatccaTACTGGTAGCTgagagcaatggagttctagaacactgactgagaatttagaagaaacattccaaaaaaaacacatttttaaagggTTAAGTGTTAAGTCCATTGACACAGATGCATGTGGTGTGCAGGAGTGGTGGGCTAAGAGAAGGGGCCAGACAGACACTACATAAACAAACACCCAGTGTGGAGTAACTACTGGTGTAACTAGAGTGCAGTATGGGCACAGGCTGGCACGGCTCTGGGTACCTGAGTTTGGGATACTCCTCATTGAAGTCACGGCTCTTCCTGGTGGTCCAGTCTCGAACCTTCAGCACCTTCACCACAATCTCGTTCCCCTGCCAGCGGCCCTGCCACAGCTGACAAAGAGGGAGTAACTCAATCACAGAGATCAAATCCAATCACATGCACCTCAGCCTGACACAAACCTTAACTCTCACTGGGGATTCCAATTACAGCATGCAAATAACTGAGTTTTCAAAGACAAGCATTCTTCAATATACTGGTatctcaaacacagacagagacgcacacacaaacacacacacacagagaactgACCTCTCCAGAGTGGTTCACATTGATCTTGGCCAGGAGGGACAGCTGTTTGAAGTCAATGCCCGCGTGTTTGTTCAGAGTGCCGTTacctacacacagacgcacacacagacgcgcacacacacacacacacacacacacgcacacagagaagAGAACTCAGGCCAAGAATCAGCCAAAGGGCTTATTATTTCTGTGCAGTAGAGCACAGTAAGGGAAGCAGAGGAGACCCTTAAAACGTGGATCTGGCCTCAGTGAAGAAGGGCTGTATGAGCTCAGCACAGCTCCTGCCTCATACAGACGTACCCACACCTCTCCCTGCTCTGCACGAGTCCTGCCACTCATCTCTCTAAAGAACTACACCTCCAACGTCTGTATAGAGAATCACTCATCTCTCTAAAGAACTACACCTCCAACGTCTGTATAGAGAATCACTCATCTCTCTAAAGAACTACACCGCCAACGTCTGTATAGAGAACCACTCATCTCTCTAAAGAACTACACCTCCAACGTCTGTATAGAGAACCACTCATCTCTCTAAAGAACTACACCTCCAACGTCTGTAGCTTCTACAGAGAACCACTCATCTCTCCCTAAAGAACTACACCTCCAGCATCTCTCATGTAGAACTCACAGCCATGTAATTACACACATTTGCAAGTTTCAGACAGAAAGCAGGGCGTCAAACAGCCCGGCCTGCTCTCCTACACATCAAAGCAGCACGgagcctgaggaggaggaggaggaggaggaggaggagggcgtcGTGACTTACGAGGTCGGGTTCGAGTCGTGCCTTTCCAGAAGCTGTCTTTGTAGGGGATCTTGGTGAGGCTCTGTCCCAGCTTTTCGGCGCgctctgaaagggggggggggagacggacgTGAGCAGAGACATACAGCGAGGCAGAGACAGACGGCGAGCGCACAGGCAgagacacagctgaggctgaatcCCACAGCGTGACTGCACCTTTCAGAAGGTCCCTCAGGTGTGGTTTGGCCTTGTCCAGCGGGGTCTCTCCGTATTTGTTACAGATGCTCACCTGGGCGCCGTTAGTTACCAGGTCCTgaggagtgggggtggggggggggggggggaagacaagATATCTTAACATGTTCACACAACTTTatataataacttttttttttttttttttaagtcagttaCAGTAAACCCGTTCTACAGAGAGGTGCAGTGACACAGagcggccaccagggggcacacTGACCTCGGCCACCAGGTCCTGGCCCCAGAAGCAGGCGTAGTGCAGCGGCGTGTTGCCGTGCTCGTTGGCCGTGTTGGCGTCGGCCTTGCACTGGATCAgctgggagacagagagcagcgGTAGCCGCGcgtttatatttaaaaaccgCTAGCGCCGAAAGCGCTAGCCGGAAATCACACTTTAACCTCAACGCGGACACGGTGTCGCACCGCAGGATTAACGCAGCTCAACACTGCGTACTGCGTACTGATTTAGCAGCCGCTGTTATTATTCAGAAAGATTCACACATACAATGAAGCTCAAAGCACTGCAGGGGAGATTCTAAGAGCGTGTGCGCAGCTCAAATCAGAGAGAGTGTGACTGCAGAGCCAGCGCACGGCGGCGCGCGCGTACCACGGCGAACGAGGTGAGCGGAAACGGTACGAAAGAAAAAAACGTAAGAACGCCACTACCACAAAGAAAGCGAGGTGATCATGTGACCGCGTTCTAATGCGAGACAGCAGCTGTGCACACAGCGCCGAAGCAGAAAGGCTGCAAGCCGTAGCTCTTCAGAGGAGACTAACGCATCAAAGCCCCGACTGTTTAGAGTAATCCAATCAGCTACGCCACCACCGCAAGGAATACTTTCACAGCGAGTTCATTCGGCAGATAAGCAACTTCTCCGGTGTCGGAGGTGTTTACAGCGTCTACGGGCTCCGCTTCTGGAGTCACAGAAGAGCACTTTCCCTCCGACTGAGCAGCTTTTCTCCGCAAGCGATCATCATGCAAGACATAATAATCCACCCAAAGCTCATGCCTGGCACCCATTATCACAGAGGTGTCTTATCAGCCTCGGGTGTGCTGTGtgcctgagctgtgctgtgtgcctgagctgtgctgtgtgtctgagctgtgtgcctcagctgtgctgtgtgcctgAGCTGtgtgcctcagctgtgctgtgtgcctgAGCTGTGtgcctgagctgtgctgtgtgtccaagctgtgctgtgtgtctgagctgtgctgtgtgcctgagctgtgctgtgtgtccaagctgtgctgtgtgcctgagctgtgctgtgtgcctgAGGCTGTGTGCCTGAGTTGTGCTGTGTGTccaagctgtgctgtgtgcctgAGCTGtgtgcctcagctgtgctgtgtgcccgAGGCGTGTCTGAGCCGCACCTTGCCCACGATGTCGCGGTGCCCGTGGCTGGACGCCAGGTGGAGGGGCGTGTCGTCGCCGCGGTTCATCACGTTGATGCGCGCCCCCCTCATGATCAGCATGTCCACCACGCTGGACCGGCCCTCCCGACACGCCCAGTGCAGGGGGCTGAAGCCGTGGTCATCcctgggggggggaatggggggggaagaggggttCAGGACTCTACTGCGCACAACCCATCACACAAAACATCTGACTTCAGAAATCCCTCAGAGCAAAACCCTGAGTATAACTCCATGCCTACATCACTAAGCACTTGCAGTAATGAGCTGGGTAATTATTTTACTGATGCTTGTATCTAACAGTTTTGCTGTACATTATTAAAAACTGCCTGAAAGCCTGAAAGGATTTTTGTGTCTTTCCATTTTAACCATGTGTACATAATGCATGCAAGTTCCTTCGTATAGCACCTCTTAGTCAGACAATCATTCAAACAGATAGTGTTTCAGTTACAGTCCGTTTCAGTCAGTCActtcagtcagccagccagtcagccagtcagccagccagccagccagccagtcagccagccagccagccagtcagtcagtcagtcagccagccagccagtcacttcagtcagccagccagccagccagtcagtcagccagtcagtcagccagccagccagccagccagccagccagtcagccagtcagccagtcagccagtcagtcagccagccagtcacaTACACCAGTGCTCAGCGCTGCAGGTCTCTGAGGCTCGgcagcacacacagggctgtggTTTATTTCTCCTTCACAGTCGGTCAGTGCACCGCACACCATTCTGGCACCGCACCCTGTGTACAGGTGAGGCTCGGCAGGGCTCCACTTCCACTTCCCAAACGCATTTAGAGAAGGAAGCGGAGGCGATGCAGTGAGCTGGCTCGCCCCAGTCCCCACGGGCGGGAAGCGAGCCGGCCCGGAGTGGGTCAGCTTCCGGAACCTTCTGGCTAGGGCAACGTGCCAGAGGCTCCAGAAAGGTCAGCAAACTGAAGCTACAGCTGGAATAAACTGGAGCATTTCTGTGCAGGACGCCGAGCACAGAGCTCTCCCCTTTAGAGCACGGGGACAGGTCCGAACCCCACCGTTCCGATCAAACCTGCCCACACAGGCTGTCCTGAACTGAACCCGTTTTGACCAATCAGCTTCCTGCAGTGTTGACATGTCATTCATACACTGTGCTTTTTataaaggggggtggggttcagtAGTCATGATTGTGCTTTATTTTCCAGTGCTACACACTGGTTCTCTTTACACAAAGAGGACGTGTAAAGGCTGTATTTACTGCAGCGACTCTCCACCGCTCAGACTCACACAGCGCTGGGCTAAGAAAGGACCATCAGACTGGTGGGGGTTTGGGACGCCGGATGGGAAGGGGAggtgagacagggagggaagACGCGGGACGGAGGGAGAGGTCAAACTCTCAGAAGCCTCAAAAGCACGGAGACGGAGGCGGACCTTTAAGAGGAACACGGCACGTCAGAACATCAAAAACGGGAAGTAGTCTGTCGCCATGGCTGCGATGACATCACCACGGGCTTAACCATGGCTGGACGTGTCTCGTCTTCACGAGCGGCCGAGGAAGCGGAGTTAAACCCCGTAATAACCAGGAGCCTGCGGCACCACAGCCATGCCCTCACCAGGTTCGCCGGCCCCTGATTGGACAGAAGGGCGCGGCAGTGGAAAGCGAGTGGAGGGTAAAAAGCCGCTTAGGGATCTCTCCACATCTCCTCCACAACCCTTCACCCAGCCGCGCTACTCTACAGCTGCTAATGCCatctactccccccccccccggcaccaCAGCCGAGGCCACACACGCAGCTACTGGAGTTATGAGAGAAATGCTGCacaaagggaaagaaagaaaagaaaaaaaaactgaaatatgtgatGGTGCAGAGCACGGAGCGGGAATGTGAGAGAGCATTGTGACGAGGAGGCCCCTCCCGACCCCCACGCGCACAGAGACAGATGTGTTCTCTCGAGGGGCTGTCCTGCCCCCAGAGGGCCGTGCACCCTGCCGTCCCCTCTCGGGGTGACGCACTGACTCCTGCGgcgggtccggggggggggggcttgtagTGCACAGCAGGCCGGAGCACCCAGGGCCAATTTGCCCCACCCCCTACACCGGGACCAGCTATTTCAGGCAAGGCCACCTGCTGGTGGGCCTCAAAGAAGCAGCCGGAAGGACAGGGACCAGATGACAGCTCTCTGTCAGCACCTCATACGTTACTGCGTTACTCACAAAGCACTAAACACAGCCACGGGCTACAGCAAGGGCAATGAGGTCTTTACACACGTCCTCACAAAGCACTAAACACACAACACGGGTTACAGCAGGGGCAATGAGGTCTTTACACACGTCCTCACAAAGCactaaaacacagcacacaggctaCAGCAGGGGCAATGAGGTCTTTACACACGTCCTCACAAAGCACTAAAACACTGCACACGGGCTACAGCAGGGGCAATGAGGTCTTTACACACGTCCTCACAAAGcactaaacacactgcacaccttcTACAGGAGCAGTGAAGATCCTGAAATAGGTCCTCACAAAGCACTAAAGCACAAAACACAGGTTACAGCAGGGGCAATAATGTCCTCGAACACTATCTTCATATTGCACAAagacaccaacacacacaaggCCAGACTGATACAGCAGGTTCCCGAACACTAGCCAGGATCAATCAAAGATTTGTCCTTAAATCTGACTCATGATTAAATGCACGTACTAGTCTAATTCATGCCAGTGGCCATATGGGGACCAGGCCATCTCAGGCCCACATGACTCCACAGGCACCAGAACACCACAATGGTCTCGGTTGATTCATCACCATAAAAGCACAGAACCGGGTTGGTTCTGCTGTGGATAAGTAGGACCTCGCTGGGGTCACCCAGGACCCAGGACCCCGGATCAGAGGACAGCCGAGACGTTGCCACACATACAGTACCGAGTCAGAGAGCATGTGTGCTCCAGCTCGCTGGCTGACGTAAGCTTAGTCACATGACCGCTCTTTCTGCAGCAGTTCTGAATGATGTaagctggtcatgtgactcaggTGCAGCCCACCCTGTTGGCAGTAGAAGCAGACCTGTATGCTAatctcccagcccccccccacccccagtgctACCTCAGTGTACTGGGACAGTGAGGAGCAGTGTGAGGACAGGAATGCACCACAGCGGGCAGTGATGACAGACCGAAGCTCATCTTGTCATAACCCTGTCTCTGCCACCGCCATCACGATCGATCAACAGGCCTCTCCCCACTGAGCACACGCACAGGGTCAAGAGCAGGGCGGGCCGCGCCATTGGCCACTACGTCTGGCCGCCTGGCCACTGACCAATGGCAGGGGAGGGATTTGCAGAATGAagtaaccccaccccctccgcacaTTACGATTACTCCACCCAGCCACCCAATGACAACCTGACTCAGTTCGCTCAATTTACAATTCCCAGACTTTTACCTCACCCGGAGTCTAATTCTCTGACTAAGTCACCCCACTTAACCAGTCATCCCAGTTAACCACACCCAACCAGTCACAAAACTAACCACAATCTACCAGTCACCGCACTTAACCACACCCAACCATTCACCGCACCCGTCCACTCATAACCTTTGGGCAGGGCACTATGAGACTGAAAAAGTCATTGCACGTATATGAGAGGAGATAAAGTCTGTTAAAGGACAGCGCTTCGTTTCTAAACCAACTGTCCTTTACTTCTGATGAATGCCCCTGAATTTACGTTCCACCTGGGACCGAAAATATGGGGCTGAGATTACTCAAGCAGCGGAGTCTAGACAGGAATCCCACTCACAGACTTAACTTTCCAGAAGTTTCCATGTGTTTTGAGGACATGTAATGTGGACAAGAGCACATCTTCAATAATTATTTCCATGGCTGCACAATCAAGTTCATATAACAATAGCCTAccccaaaagaaaagaaaaaacgggagatatttttttttacttttaaaatattttggcagAGATGATTTCAGACTTCACACGCCACAGTTTTTATGGGCATAATATCATTACTGGTTCAGGATGTGTTACTGGCATCAGGCCACTGACCTTGTAAGGCTCAGTAATAAATGACACCAGGCCACTGGCTAATAACAAAGAAGAGATGGATGAGTCCCactggctggaaaaaaaaacagacaaatttcttttaaaaaggtaCGGGCAACCTTCCATCGTTTTTCAAGCACAGCGCGATGTTTGGCCAGCCTCCATGACTTTTCCCTGACTTTCCAGGATGAAAGTGTTTTTCAAGGATTTTCAATGAACGTGGGAAGCCAGCAGGACCAtaccccccccgacccccccccaccctgtcccagTCTCGGGTCAGCACTCCCCTCTCTATCCCCACCCCTCGCCCCTCCTTCAGCCAgctgggggagggcgggggggcagggtctCAGTCTCCTCCCAGGAGGTTAAATATAAACAGAGCTCTGCCTGCCCACAGTGCACCCGCCTCACCAAACAAGGAGCGGCTCGgtcactccctccccctcattcctccactgtgtgtgtgtgtgtgtgtgtgtgtgtgtgtcagtgtgtgtgagtgtctgagtgtctgagtgtgatAGTGTCagattgagtgagtgtgtgcgtgtccatgcgtgtgtgtgtgtgtgtgtgtgtgtgtgagagtgtctgagtgtgtgtgtgtgagattgtgagtttgtgtgtgtgagtgtgatagtGTCAGATTGTGTGagtgtccatgcgtgtgtgtgtgtgtgtgtgtgtgattgtgagtttgtgtgtcagtgtgtgtgagtgtctgagtgtgtgtgagtgtgatagtgtcagattgtgtgagtgtgtgcgtgtccatgcgtgtgtgtgtgtgcgagtgtgtgcgtgcgtgtgtgtgagtgtgtgtgagtgtccatgcgtgtgtgtgtgtgtgtgtgggtgagagactGCCCCCCCTTTctgctttatttatatttcagctcAGGATTCTTTCGCGCTTCTCCATTTCCACCCATTTCCTCCTCAGCggcccagcatgcactgcagccatcCTCTCCCTCTGTAAACACTCCCTCAGATACTGATATTCACCCACCCAGATCCACATGCAGACTATGccatgaataactgtacaaaatgagtattgtacctgaTCGGACCTGtgctttgtagttgttccaatgaccttttgtatgcacttattgtacgtcgctttggataaaagcatctgccaaataaatgtaatgtaatgtacacaaGAGCACATTCTCTcgttcacacaaacacacgcgcgcgcacacacacagatttactTTCGttctcacacacgcaaacacacacaggtcaccATTCACTATCTGTGCCCTTTAAGGCTAGAGTACAACACAAAGTAAACAGGATGTCCCAAAATATGCAATCACGAATGTTAAGATATCAAACCTCTACCAGGGAAGCTTTCAAATCATTTCCACTTTCCGTTTCAGAAGGCAGACCAACATGGCCTCTCACTTCACAAGCACAGACTGAAGGAACGCCATCAGGACGGCGGTACAAGAGGGAACGCTCTCTTTCAGTCGGTCTTTAGGAGGAGTTAAATGGCAGCTGCGCTCCTGTGTTTCACTATCAAGCGCGCGATCAGGAAGAGGAAGTAGAGGGAAATGAGACCAGCAGTCCAGAGACGGGCTGACAGAGAGAAATGCAAGACTGCAGCAGGGGGAAACAACCCTGCTCTGGTTCTGCCCAAAACAACCCAGCTCTGGTTCTGCCCAAAACACTAATACATGAATTCCCTGTACCAatttgtacatgcacacacaagcaatcaCTGAATTACAgtaacacactctctctcccatacacacagactcacactgtgACGAAGGCATACGTAAAgttacacctacacacatgctcgcaaacaaaaaaaaccaagcaccacacaaacacgcatgctcaaacacacacacacatgacgcACACACCAGTTTCCAGaacacttcctctctctctccctccttccctctttctgttGTGAGACGTAGAGCGGTTCCCCAGGGGCCTGAATGGTATTCCATGTAAGGAGATGAGAGTCTGGGACCCTGCGTCTGTATTTTCCATTCATGTCCATATAGGCCCTTACAGACATCCTGAGAGGAACAAACACTTACATACTTACACTGACACACGCTCCCCCAGCCATgatcaatgggggggggggggggtctggagcagtggggggggggggtcctcccACAGCTAATTAAAGAGGCGGAGCtgtatgcatgaatgaatgcatttcgCCAATTGGCAAGTCACTCAATTACACTGGGAGATGACAGGCAATCAGCTAATGGACTACACAGCTGGACGTGtccgcatacgcacacgcatgcatgcgcacatggACAAGTACACATAACACAAATGTACTCTCACCGCCTTACGTACACACCCTTCAGGTAAAGGCTCACGACCGGGCGTAAGCATGTGAGACGGACAGTCCAAACAGAGACGAGCTGCAGCCCACGCACAGCGCAGCTCACCCCTGCGCCCCAGCGAGCTACGCTAAAACTCCACGCCAGTAAATCAAGCGGAAACAGTAATTGCATCATTTAcgacaaaacacacaaaatactgGGGCTGCCCGGAGAGCTCGGTAATTATTTACGTCCCGGTTCGCATCCGCCCCGATAAGGGAAGCCCACGCTCTGGGCAGCCGTTAGAAAAATAGGAGCACTTCCTCCAGAGGGCCGGGCGCATACATCTCTGATGACAGGACCACCTTCGCTCTCCGAACACGGCGGAGTCAAACCAGGTCAAGGGCCAGAGAGGCCACGCATGTGGGCTTCTTCACGCGCAtgcgcgcactcacacacacacgcactcacacacgcacgcatacacacgcacacacatgcacacgcatgcacacacacacacacgca from Anguilla anguilla isolate fAngAng1 chromosome 12, fAngAng1.pri, whole genome shotgun sequence encodes the following:
- the LOC118209593 gene encoding integrin-linked protein kinase, translating into MDDIFTQCREGNAVAVRLWLDNTENDLNQGDDHGFSPLHWACREGRSSVVDMLIMRGARINVMNRGDDTPLHLASSHGHRDIVGKLIQCKADANTANEHGNTPLHYACFWGQDLVAEDLVTNGAQVSICNKYGETPLDKAKPHLRDLLKERAEKLGQSLTKIPYKDSFWKGTTRTRPRNGTLNKHAGIDFKQLSLLAKINVNHSGELWQGRWQGNEIVVKVLKVRDWTTRKSRDFNEEYPKLRIFSHPNVLPMLGACQSPPASDPIIITHWMPYGSLYNVLHEGTNFVVDQTQAVKFALDIAAGMAFLHTLEPMIARLYLNSRSVMIDEDMTARISMADVKFSFQCPGRMYSPAWVAPEALQKKPEEINRRSADMWSFAVLLWELVTREVPFADLSNMEIGMKVALEGLRPTIPPGISPHICKLMKICMNEDPAKRPKFDMIVPILDKMQDK